One genomic segment of Clavelina lepadiformis chromosome 3, kaClaLepa1.1, whole genome shotgun sequence includes these proteins:
- the LOC143449308 gene encoding actin-binding Rho-activating protein-like isoform X1, protein MSKETSDREKFVKTGSNDFGVSFLAERWNTKAENFIQKQKTNPFSGRYDGNERVRWIKGAKEYAQPVGLTAERGAKAKRYISKDIEVLCHIIEIMGKPDDNGNICTTFGELFERRSICRYVPDTPIYQIKWLALFSVRESTTWWIFLERCSGRDGTTMLLSLCCNEPSCCISQVYFPRTFSL, encoded by the exons ATGAGTAAAGAAACTTCGGATCGAGaaaagtttgtgaaaacaGGTTCAAATGACTTTGGTGTGTCGTTTCTTGCCGAAAGATGGAATACAAAAGCGGAAAATTTTAttcagaaacaaaaaacaaatccTTTTTCTGGTCGTTATGACG GCAATGAAAGAGTTCGTTGGATCAAAGGTGCCAAGGAGTACGCCCAACCGGTAGGCCTGACTGCTGAAAGAGGAGCAAAAGCTAAACGTTATATATCCAAGGATATAGAAGTTTTATGTCATATCATAGAGATAATGGGAAAACCGGATGACAACGGAAATATTTGTACCACCTTTGGAGAATTGTTTGAACG GCGTAGCATTTGCCGCTATGTTCCAGATACACCAATATATCAAATAAAGTGGTTGGCACTCTTCTCCGTGCGAGAAAGTACAACTTGGTGGATTTTTCTGGAGAGATGCTCTGGCAGAGACGGGACGACGATGTTGTTATCACTTTGCTGCAATGAACCCAGCTGCTGTATATCACAAGTTTATTTCCCACGAACATTCTCACTGTGA
- the LOC143449308 gene encoding actin-binding Rho-activating protein-like isoform X2: protein MSKETSDREKFVKTGSNDFGVSFLAERWNTKAENFIQKQKTNPFSGRYDGNERVRWIKGAKEYAQPVGLTAERGAKAKRYISKDIEVLCHIIEIMGKPDDNGNICTTFGELFERYTNISNKVVGTLLRARKYNLVDFSGEMLWQRRDDDVVITLLQ, encoded by the exons ATGAGTAAAGAAACTTCGGATCGAGaaaagtttgtgaaaacaGGTTCAAATGACTTTGGTGTGTCGTTTCTTGCCGAAAGATGGAATACAAAAGCGGAAAATTTTAttcagaaacaaaaaacaaatccTTTTTCTGGTCGTTATGACG GCAATGAAAGAGTTCGTTGGATCAAAGGTGCCAAGGAGTACGCCCAACCGGTAGGCCTGACTGCTGAAAGAGGAGCAAAAGCTAAACGTTATATATCCAAGGATATAGAAGTTTTATGTCATATCATAGAGATAATGGGAAAACCGGATGACAACGGAAATATTTGTACCACCTTTGGAGAATTGTTTGAACG ATACACCAATATATCAAATAAAGTGGTTGGCACTCTTCTCCGTGCGAGAAAGTACAACTTGGTGGATTTTTCTGGAGAGATGCTCTGGCAGAGACGGGACGACGATGTTGTTATCACTTTGCTGCAATGA